A single genomic interval of Stieleria maiorica harbors:
- a CDS encoding DUF5060 domain-containing protein codes for MMKRSTRLKLRIATPLVVLCAVFFSTHVAAQQPIIDDSVVFAEQDGLVAVEAEHFFKQTAADVRAFYLTHSQATPEITPDGDPPHVGGASGGAYLEILPDTRRTHGDKLIRGTNFAPEPGALAVLHYKVDISTPGTYYVWVRAHSTGSEDNGLHVGIDGTWPESGQRLQWCQGKHSWRWESKQRTEQQHCGEPHKIFLEIDQPGEHVIHFSMREDGFEFDKFLMTTDRNFTRPEDAGPPPQIKRGTLPKAFPSVAVTDTKSAANTAPAPDGPLELSAAAFAAGQGTGYYLDRGKWMAVNPEQHKRGSIEKTFPFPTGRYNVTLRTIGENDGQSSYGLSIDGERIGSYTNPLGDAMYAEGKAYHKTWKNTPITEGAMIGVTSEIGSKDGQEFSRARWSAVTFTAADEATGKAIAPLLAKQAGEEKHTAAATPNSSPTVPSSKDPLQLPRKADGDGSVNVSGELKQWHKVTLDLSGPYAHEKDNAPNPFTDYRMTVAFKHSGGKTYTVPGYFAADGNAGNTSAESGTHWRAHFAPDQTGSWTYSVAFHRGNLAALDPDAPSQTVAPFDGASGSFEIAASDKSGRDLRGQGRLSYVGKHYLQFAGTKTYFLKVGADAPETLLAYADFDNTIAGNPKKAPLKTWSPHLQDWNSGDPTWADGKGKGLIGAVNYLSGKGCNAFSFLTYNAGGDGDNVWPFIQREDKLHYDCSKLDQWGIVFDHGTAKGMYLHFKMQETEIDDHTKHKASGLVPESLDGGNLGTQRKLYCRELIARYGHNLALNWNLGEENTQTTEQLQAMINYIADLDAYGHNIVVHTFPSQQDKVYRPLLGDKSKLTGVSLQNSSLETTHAQTAKWVSESSAAGKPWIVAFDESGSAAHAQCPDLGYNGFDGHDRTGKMAYTQHKVRKQTLWGTLMAGGAGNEYYFGYQFDENDIVCEDWRSRDQSWDYCRIAIGFFHDHQIPFWEMKNVDEIIGNPERKPTKYCFAKADDTYLVYLCEGGTTALDLSGAKGQYDVRWFNPRNGGALQTGSTTSVTGGGKVALGQAPSDPNEDWLIVVRKK; via the coding sequence ATGATGAAACGCTCCACGCGATTGAAACTTCGAATCGCCACTCCATTGGTTGTCTTGTGTGCTGTCTTTTTTTCCACACACGTCGCAGCGCAACAACCGATCATCGATGACTCGGTCGTCTTCGCCGAACAGGACGGGTTGGTCGCGGTCGAGGCCGAACACTTTTTCAAACAGACCGCTGCCGACGTGCGGGCGTTTTACTTGACGCACTCCCAGGCGACGCCGGAGATCACGCCCGATGGTGATCCGCCGCACGTGGGTGGTGCCAGCGGCGGCGCGTACTTGGAGATCCTGCCCGACACCCGTCGGACCCACGGCGACAAATTGATTCGTGGCACCAACTTTGCCCCGGAACCCGGTGCGTTGGCCGTGTTGCACTACAAGGTCGACATCTCGACGCCCGGCACCTACTACGTCTGGGTGCGGGCCCATTCGACCGGGTCGGAAGACAACGGATTGCACGTCGGAATCGATGGGACCTGGCCCGAAAGCGGCCAGCGTCTGCAGTGGTGCCAGGGCAAGCACAGCTGGCGCTGGGAAAGCAAACAACGCACCGAGCAACAACACTGCGGCGAACCCCACAAGATCTTCCTTGAGATCGATCAACCGGGCGAGCACGTCATCCACTTCTCGATGCGTGAAGACGGATTCGAATTTGACAAGTTCTTGATGACGACCGACCGCAATTTCACGCGCCCCGAGGATGCAGGACCGCCGCCGCAGATCAAACGCGGCACGTTGCCCAAAGCGTTCCCGTCGGTCGCCGTGACAGATACGAAATCGGCTGCCAACACCGCGCCAGCGCCGGACGGTCCACTTGAGTTGTCCGCAGCCGCATTTGCCGCCGGACAAGGGACCGGGTACTACCTGGACCGGGGAAAATGGATGGCGGTTAACCCCGAGCAACACAAGCGGGGATCGATCGAGAAAACATTCCCCTTCCCGACCGGACGGTACAACGTCACGCTACGAACGATCGGCGAGAACGACGGTCAATCCAGCTACGGTCTGTCGATCGACGGCGAACGGATCGGCAGCTACACCAACCCGCTCGGCGATGCGATGTACGCCGAGGGAAAAGCCTATCACAAGACATGGAAAAACACTCCGATCACCGAAGGCGCGATGATCGGAGTGACGTCGGAAATCGGTAGCAAAGACGGCCAAGAGTTCAGTCGAGCCCGATGGTCGGCGGTGACGTTCACCGCCGCCGACGAGGCGACCGGCAAGGCGATCGCGCCGCTGTTGGCCAAGCAGGCCGGTGAGGAAAAACACACTGCGGCCGCAACGCCAAACTCCAGCCCGACCGTGCCGTCCAGCAAGGATCCACTGCAGTTGCCTCGCAAGGCCGACGGCGACGGCAGCGTCAACGTCAGCGGCGAACTGAAACAATGGCACAAGGTCACCTTGGATCTGAGTGGCCCTTACGCCCATGAAAAGGACAACGCGCCGAACCCCTTTACCGATTACCGGATGACGGTCGCGTTTAAACATTCCGGCGGGAAAACCTACACGGTCCCCGGATACTTTGCCGCCGATGGCAACGCCGGCAACACCTCGGCTGAATCGGGGACGCACTGGCGAGCCCATTTCGCACCCGATCAAACCGGCTCCTGGACGTATTCGGTTGCGTTTCATCGCGGCAATCTGGCCGCATTGGATCCCGATGCACCGTCACAGACGGTCGCTCCCTTCGACGGGGCCAGCGGTTCATTCGAAATCGCGGCGAGCGACAAGTCCGGCCGAGACCTGCGTGGGCAAGGCCGGCTGAGTTACGTCGGCAAGCACTACCTGCAGTTTGCGGGAACGAAAACCTATTTTCTGAAAGTCGGTGCGGACGCGCCCGAGACGCTGTTGGCCTATGCCGACTTCGACAACACCATCGCCGGCAACCCGAAGAAGGCGCCGCTGAAGACCTGGTCGCCACACCTGCAGGATTGGAACAGTGGCGACCCCACTTGGGCCGACGGCAAGGGCAAAGGATTGATCGGTGCGGTCAACTACTTGTCCGGCAAAGGCTGCAATGCATTCTCCTTCTTGACCTACAACGCCGGTGGCGACGGGGACAACGTCTGGCCCTTTATCCAGCGCGAAGACAAACTGCACTACGACTGCAGCAAGTTGGACCAATGGGGGATCGTGTTCGATCACGGCACGGCCAAAGGCATGTACCTGCACTTCAAAATGCAGGAAACCGAAATCGACGATCACACCAAACACAAGGCGTCCGGTTTGGTCCCCGAATCGCTTGACGGCGGCAACCTGGGCACGCAGCGAAAACTGTATTGTCGAGAATTGATCGCGCGTTACGGCCACAACCTGGCGCTCAACTGGAACCTGGGCGAAGAGAACACCCAGACGACCGAGCAGTTGCAAGCGATGATCAACTACATCGCCGACCTGGATGCCTATGGCCACAACATCGTCGTGCACACGTTTCCTTCACAACAGGACAAGGTTTATCGCCCGTTGCTCGGTGACAAATCGAAGCTGACCGGCGTGTCGCTGCAAAACAGCAGCCTGGAAACGACTCACGCGCAAACGGCGAAATGGGTTTCCGAGTCGTCCGCCGCGGGCAAACCCTGGATCGTCGCGTTTGACGAATCCGGCAGTGCCGCCCACGCCCAGTGTCCCGATCTCGGTTACAACGGTTTCGACGGACACGACCGCACCGGCAAAATGGCGTACACCCAACACAAGGTTCGCAAGCAGACGCTGTGGGGCACGTTGATGGCCGGCGGTGCGGGCAACGAATACTACTTCGGTTACCAATTCGACGAAAACGATATCGTTTGTGAGGACTGGCGGAGCCGCGATCAAAGTTGGGACTACTGTCGCATCGCGATCGGGTTCTTCCACGATCATCAGATCCCGTTTTGGGAAATGAAGAACGTGGATGAAATCATCGGCAACCCGGAGCGCAAGCCGACCAAGTATTGCTTTGCCAAGGCCGACGACACGTATCTCGTTTACCTGTGCGAGGGTGGAACGACGGCGCTGGATCTTTCCGGTGCGAAAGGGCAGTACGACGTCCGGTGGTTCAATCCCCGCAACGGCGGGGCGTTGCAAACGGGCAGCACGACTTCGGTCACCGGCGGCGGAAAGGTCGCGTTGGGGCAAGCCCCCTCGGACCCGAACGAAGACTGGTTGATCGTCGTGCGAAAGAAGTAA